A window of the Candidatus Wallbacteria bacterium genome harbors these coding sequences:
- a CDS encoding DUF2141 domain-containing protein, whose protein sequence is MRLLTVSLLILLAFFYMGATADFYQWHDIWKIDPADSPCSGEIRLMVKDFPDSRGMVYISLFSSRDAIAGLFSPFNQYPTVFSEKPGFNEVIDCARVVLQRQIEEQPMIIVLPNIPYGDYAISVFQDVNRNQQLDLDDTGIPYEPWGLTNNPPRKYRPPNFTQARFRLESKVLYQVIEMQSPRPGWH, encoded by the coding sequence ATGCGCTTGCTAACAGTCAGCCTGTTGATTTTATTGGCCTTTTTTTACATGGGTGCCACTGCGGATTTTTACCAGTGGCATGACATCTGGAAAATCGATCCTGCCGATTCTCCCTGCAGCGGTGAAATCCGCCTGATGGTCAAAGACTTTCCAGACAGCAGGGGAATGGTGTACATTTCATTGTTTTCAAGCAGGGATGCGATTGCAGGACTCTTTTCACCATTCAATCAATATCCCACAGTTTTTTCGGAAAAACCCGGATTCAATGAAGTCATTGACTGCGCCAGAGTCGTTCTGCAGAGACAGATCGAAGAGCAGCCTATGATTATCGTGCTGCCGAACATTCCATATGGAGACTATGCGATCAGCGTCTTTCAGGACGTAAACCGCAATCAGCAGCTGGATCTGGACGATACCGGCATCCCGTATGAACCATGGGGTCTGACGAACAACCCGCCCAGGAAATATCGTCCTCCAAATTTCACTCAAGCCCGCTTCAGACTTGAATCCAAGGTTCTGTACCAGGTGATCGAAATGCAGAGCCCGAGACCAGGCTGGCATTGA
- a CDS encoding GNAT family N-acetyltransferase, with protein sequence MELEVRIIREASREEIFQLYVEENWWKPEERIQMHLIDDVIKKSFCFAGAFCDGKMIGMGRAISDGISDAYIQDVMVTKSFRGRGLGMMIMECIISHLKSHGVSWIGLIANPGTSNFYKGLGFKVMEKFTPMLLESPDE encoded by the coding sequence TTGGAATTAGAAGTCAGAATCATCAGAGAGGCCAGCAGAGAAGAGATTTTTCAGCTCTACGTAGAAGAGAACTGGTGGAAACCGGAAGAGCGGATTCAGATGCATCTGATCGATGATGTGATAAAAAAATCATTCTGCTTTGCGGGGGCTTTCTGTGACGGAAAAATGATCGGCATGGGCCGGGCGATTTCTGACGGGATATCAGACGCCTATATCCAGGATGTGATGGTGACAAAGAGTTTTAGAGGGCGTGGACTAGGCATGATGATCATGGAATGCATTATCAGCCACCTCAAATCTCATGGTGTATCCTGGATCGGGCTGATCGCCAATCCAGGGACCAGTAATTTTTATAAAGGCCTTGGGTTCAAAGTGATGGAAAAATTTACTCCCATGCTGCTGGAATCACCTGATGAATGA
- a CDS encoding adenylate/guanylate cyclase domain-containing protein: protein MFGILKKIFTTLGKLYLPIYLLFFISFLALTWLNSILQIITFQDFSKLRGNVQMLLSDTREIQLSQKDTLEFLTDYLSHLTDILHGSDIRRMFDAKSGITEKIPLIGDKTGPNHLKVSRISKTGGDYFQPTNLLILLIIVWLWPIYRYNLFGLKDRPSLVEKRILNLPFFLFILLWFKALIDMLNTYIFCEGFMGIIPLSVLLTAFIFFLFSGSFMSFFLLELIPLYVKKRIAEPFFAEQGLYRIKKGLTIGLGLRNFFMVFSLAFIPLLLCLFVLFYLNFSFFFGMTAEEFQPIYFWLLPTACAAIGLLFLTAGFYLLQFLAIYLNRRSLLKPLNILIGRMKRVASGDFSCKTSVLYSDEIGQLKGHFNLMLDGLQEREKIKDTFGKYVSMEIAQQIMKSGKVNLAGELIQATILFSDIRDFTPLAEKLGPQELITFLNDYFSYVLDPIIKNHGVVNKFIGDAVMAIYSPVFGLEDHASLALKSALEMGEALKRFNSLGKYPEIRFGIGLHTGILVAGSVGVKDRMEYTVIGDTVNIASRIQTQTKEAQSQVLISSDLYKMINPEAFPGVAFTACDPVLLKGKSQPMVLYKVN from the coding sequence ATGTTCGGAATCCTGAAAAAAATATTTACCACTCTGGGAAAGCTCTATCTTCCGATCTATCTGCTGTTTTTTATCTCATTTCTGGCATTAACATGGCTCAACAGCATTTTACAGATAATTACCTTCCAGGATTTCAGCAAATTGCGCGGCAATGTCCAGATGCTTTTGAGCGACACAAGGGAAATCCAGCTGTCACAAAAAGATACCTTGGAATTTCTGACTGATTACCTTTCGCACCTCACTGACATTCTTCATGGTTCAGACATCAGGCGGATGTTTGACGCCAAGTCCGGGATTACTGAAAAGATTCCTCTCATTGGTGATAAAACCGGTCCGAACCATTTGAAGGTCAGCCGGATCAGCAAAACCGGAGGAGACTATTTCCAGCCGACAAACCTTCTGATTCTGCTGATCATAGTCTGGCTCTGGCCGATCTACCGCTATAATCTGTTCGGCTTAAAAGACCGGCCCAGTCTGGTGGAAAAGCGCATCCTGAATCTGCCTTTCTTCCTTTTCATCCTGCTCTGGTTCAAAGCCCTGATCGACATGTTAAACACCTATATTTTCTGTGAGGGATTCATGGGGATTATCCCTCTCAGCGTTTTGCTGACAGCTTTTATCTTTTTCCTGTTCAGCGGTTCATTTATGAGTTTTTTCCTGCTTGAACTGATTCCCCTGTATGTAAAAAAAAGGATTGCAGAACCTTTCTTTGCCGAGCAGGGTCTTTACAGGATTAAAAAGGGTCTCACGATCGGGCTGGGCCTGCGGAATTTTTTCATGGTTTTTTCCCTGGCCTTCATCCCGTTGCTGCTCTGCCTGTTTGTGCTGTTTTACCTTAATTTTTCCTTCTTTTTCGGGATGACTGCGGAAGAATTTCAGCCGATCTATTTCTGGCTGCTGCCTACGGCATGCGCAGCCATTGGGCTTTTATTCCTGACCGCAGGATTTTATCTGCTTCAGTTTCTGGCCATCTATCTCAACCGCCGTTCCCTGCTCAAACCTCTCAACATCCTGATCGGGAGGATGAAGAGAGTGGCTTCAGGAGATTTCAGCTGCAAGACTTCAGTCCTTTATTCTGACGAGATCGGCCAGCTCAAGGGGCATTTCAACCTGATGCTGGACGGCCTGCAGGAACGCGAAAAAATCAAGGACACCTTTGGAAAGTATGTTTCAATGGAAATAGCCCAGCAGATCATGAAATCAGGCAAGGTCAATCTGGCCGGTGAACTGATCCAGGCCACAATCCTGTTTTCAGACATCAGGGATTTCACGCCTCTTGCCGAAAAGCTCGGACCGCAGGAACTGATCACCTTCCTGAACGATTATTTTTCATATGTGCTGGACCCGATCATCAAGAATCACGGAGTTGTGAACAAATTCATCGGCGATGCAGTGATGGCTATTTACAGCCCTGTCTTCGGCCTTGAAGATCACGCTTCCCTGGCCCTGAAAAGCGCGCTTGAAATGGGGGAGGCACTGAAGCGATTCAACAGCCTCGGAAAATATCCTGAGATCAGATTCGGGATCGGCCTGCACACCGGGATACTGGTGGCAGGCAGCGTTGGAGTGAAGGACCGCATGGAATACACAGTGATCGGCGATACAGTCAACATCGCCTCCAGAATCCAGACACAGACCAAGGAAGCCCAGTCCCAGGTCCTGATCAGCAGCGACTTATACAAAATGATCAACCCCGAAGCCTTTCCTGGAGTCGCGTTCACAGCCTGCGATCCTGTGCTGCTGAAGGGAAAATCCCAGCCCATGGTCCTGTACAAGGTTAACTGA
- a CDS encoding phosphatidylglycerol lysyltransferase domain-containing protein, with the protein MNDLQIDCFHEFSLKDRHTIEPLLVASNPQLCDYNFANLYCWGEIYSIKWNLYKNRLLIYDGHDDYLTMPVGEPFALEEFVEMSDALQKQGKSGNYFLVALDVIERNRADFEHFFDLKIDENLGDYIYNLKKLYELKGSKLQKKKNLVSQFRRNNPDYRVERLERKFFDECLRLAEIWCRFSENCNDPGVLEENRALRRALQSYEDLGLDGLTMFAGDKIVAFSIFDRLNVNTADIHFEKTDMEIKGCSQAINWKTAEYLLNNYEFINREQDMGVEGLRQAKRSYCPEFLATSYSLIRKK; encoded by the coding sequence ATGAATGATCTGCAGATAGATTGCTTTCATGAATTCAGTCTGAAGGACCGGCATACCATTGAACCTTTACTGGTAGCTTCCAATCCCCAGCTCTGCGATTATAATTTCGCCAATTTATACTGCTGGGGTGAAATTTACAGTATCAAATGGAATCTGTACAAAAACCGCCTGCTGATCTATGACGGCCACGACGATTATTTAACGATGCCGGTTGGGGAACCCTTCGCTTTAGAGGAATTTGTTGAAATGTCCGATGCCCTGCAAAAACAGGGGAAATCAGGCAATTATTTTCTGGTGGCTCTGGATGTGATCGAGCGCAATCGAGCTGATTTTGAGCATTTTTTTGATCTGAAAATCGACGAGAACCTGGGTGATTATATCTATAATCTGAAAAAGCTTTATGAACTTAAAGGCTCTAAACTTCAGAAGAAAAAAAACCTGGTGTCCCAGTTCAGGCGGAACAATCCGGATTACAGGGTGGAGAGACTGGAACGAAAATTTTTCGATGAATGCCTCAGACTGGCCGAAATCTGGTGCAGATTTTCAGAAAACTGCAACGATCCTGGTGTCTTGGAAGAAAATCGAGCTTTGCGCCGGGCACTGCAATCTTATGAAGATCTCGGCCTGGATGGATTGACTATGTTTGCAGGGGATAAAATCGTTGCTTTCTCAATTTTTGACCGTTTAAATGTCAATACCGCAGATATTCATTTTGAAAAGACTGATATGGAAATCAAAGGCTGTTCTCAGGCCATCAACTGGAAAACAGCGGAATATCTGCTCAATAACTACGAATTCATCAACAGGGAGCAGGACATGGGAGTCGAAGGCCTGCGTCAGGCCAAGCGTTCCTACTGCCCGGAATTTCTTGCCACTTCCTATTCCCTGATCAGGAAGAAATGA
- a CDS encoding C25 family cysteine peptidase — protein MKVFALNLLLVFSLSAAHADWIGLTKSPDYSASKQITKNFGSEIQLDVNVPGVFINQVKQNGKTYSKLELPESSLTLLKGFPELPKITSFIALPGTSGVNASIVNSDSVIREIDPLVPSKGNLMRDINPDRVEYEFSDIYQTDGWYPKTEEMVSVSAPFKFRDIWGVQLTVIPFQFNPKENKLRIYTKLTVSVNAGSDFKGVSRIRPDSADFENLYSDVFINYESQSAKGCSDPKENKNLLIIAHDSFLDSLKPLKEWKEKLGWKVDLLPVSQAGGSADGIKSFLQKRYDEGNLCFVLLVGDAEQVPTLKGKMEGADSDACYVKLAGNDNVPDAFISRISAETPDQVAYIAAKSINYEQNPATGDAAAWYKQALAIASDQGNPKDYERASELNASLKSSGFEKITECYDKNGAEADKNTIFNAVSEGCSIINYIGHGTPTQWVTSGFNVSDCQSLSNGGKLPVIWSVACLNGAFVDTTCFAEAWLRTGSKGSPAGCIGMAASTTNMAWVPPCTWQKHVITVETCQQKHATASVRNLYGVLKCMEQYGAGDKSEGNQLNEQLIYFGDGTVTLRNGSSRNVSFDKTVKAAGFDLGFRGTDFSGITVTVYGDSLEKLKILHPDENGMVSLALEGQKYFTVSGPDIIPQVDQPIN, from the coding sequence ATGAAAGTTTTCGCTCTCAACCTGCTCCTGGTCTTTTCCTTATCCGCAGCCCATGCCGACTGGATCGGCCTGACAAAGTCCCCTGATTATTCGGCATCCAAGCAGATCACCAAGAACTTCGGCTCTGAAATCCAGCTGGATGTAAATGTGCCGGGAGTTTTTATCAATCAAGTCAAGCAAAACGGTAAAACCTATTCCAAATTAGAGCTTCCTGAATCATCTCTGACCCTATTAAAGGGCTTCCCGGAATTGCCCAAGATCACTTCCTTTATCGCCCTGCCTGGAACTTCGGGAGTCAATGCTTCCATAGTCAACAGCGACTCAGTGATCAGGGAGATCGACCCTCTGGTCCCTTCCAAAGGCAATCTGATGAGAGACATTAATCCGGACCGCGTGGAATATGAATTCAGTGACATTTACCAGACAGACGGCTGGTATCCGAAAACCGAGGAGATGGTCAGCGTGTCTGCACCATTCAAGTTCAGGGATATCTGGGGCGTGCAGCTGACGGTGATCCCTTTCCAGTTCAATCCCAAGGAAAACAAGCTGCGGATTTATACAAAACTGACTGTTTCAGTCAACGCAGGAAGTGACTTCAAAGGCGTATCAAGGATCAGGCCTGATTCAGCTGATTTCGAGAATCTTTATTCCGATGTTTTCATTAATTACGAATCCCAGAGTGCTAAGGGGTGTTCAGACCCAAAAGAAAACAAGAACCTGCTGATCATTGCCCACGATTCCTTCCTTGATTCGCTCAAACCGCTCAAGGAATGGAAAGAGAAGCTGGGCTGGAAAGTGGATCTGTTGCCTGTCTCTCAGGCGGGTGGTTCAGCGGATGGAATCAAATCATTCCTGCAGAAGCGTTATGACGAAGGCAATCTCTGCTTTGTGCTGCTGGTGGGAGATGCGGAACAGGTTCCGACCTTGAAAGGCAAGATGGAAGGTGCTGACTCCGACGCCTGCTATGTCAAGCTCGCAGGCAATGATAATGTACCTGACGCTTTTATTTCCAGGATTTCAGCAGAAACCCCGGATCAGGTCGCTTACATAGCTGCCAAGTCCATCAATTACGAACAGAATCCTGCCACAGGCGACGCTGCCGCCTGGTACAAGCAGGCATTAGCCATTGCTTCAGACCAGGGTAATCCCAAGGATTACGAGCGGGCCAGTGAACTCAACGCGAGCCTCAAAAGTTCGGGTTTTGAAAAGATTACTGAATGCTATGATAAAAACGGCGCTGAAGCGGACAAGAACACCATCTTCAATGCAGTCAGCGAAGGCTGCAGCATCATTAATTATATCGGCCACGGAACTCCTACCCAGTGGGTCACCAGCGGCTTTAATGTCAGCGACTGCCAGAGCCTAAGCAACGGCGGCAAACTGCCTGTGATCTGGTCTGTAGCCTGCCTCAACGGAGCTTTTGTGGATACCACCTGCTTTGCCGAAGCCTGGCTGAGAACAGGCAGCAAAGGCAGCCCGGCAGGTTGCATCGGCATGGCAGCTTCCACCACAAACATGGCCTGGGTGCCGCCCTGCACCTGGCAGAAGCACGTGATCACTGTCGAGACCTGCCAGCAAAAGCATGCCACCGCATCAGTGCGCAATCTTTACGGAGTGCTGAAATGCATGGAACAATACGGCGCAGGTGATAAGAGCGAAGGAAACCAGCTTAATGAGCAGCTGATCTATTTTGGCGACGGAACTGTCACCCTGCGTAACGGCTCTTCACGCAATGTCTCCTTCGACAAAACAGTCAAGGCTGCCGGTTTTGATCTTGGCTTCAGGGGTACTGATTTCAGCGGAATCACGGTCACTGTCTATGGTGACAGTCTGGAGAAGCTGAAAATCCTGCATCCGGACGAGAATGGCATGGTTTCCCTGGCCCTGGAAGGACAGAAATATTTCACGGTCTCAGGTCCTGACATCATCCCGCAGGTAGACCAGCCTATCAATTGA